In the Candidatus Zixiibacteriota bacterium genome, TACTCTTTCCAGAAGGGTGCGCCTGTGGTTTTGGTTTCCGGGTGTCACTTTGCGGATTGTCACTATATAGATGCAAACAGATGGACCCAACGCAGGGTTGAAAGGCTCTGGGATAAATTAGAGAGAAAAGGGATACGTCCGGAAAGGCTGCAGTTGGAATGGATCAGCGCGGCTGAAGGTCAGAAGTTTGCCAAAGTGATGCGAGTGATGGAAGAGATGAGAAAGAAGGTGACTAAAGAGGAAATCGAGTTCACCAAAAAAGCTCTGTCAGACCTTAAGCCTAAAGGGACGAAGAAGGTGAAGGTAGCGGCCAAGGCGGCTTGAGGTTTCGTAGTGCGAGGCTTCAGCCTCGCTTGAGCAACTGTCCAGGATAAAGGAAGATGTAAGACGGAAGACGAAAAAGACGTGAGCGTTGCTCGTTTATCGTGAAAAATGTAGGGGCGAGGTTTCCTCGCCCATTTGATAAAACAGGTTTGGTCTGTAGTGGCAGGCCCCAGTGCCTGCCCTACGTTTCCGTCATTGCGAGGAGTCCCTCTGGACGACGAAGCAATCCCTCCACTTGTATTAGACGGATTGCTTCGTTCCGATGAATCGGAACTCTCAATGACTGCACCATACTTGCTCTCTGTTGGTGTCCTCACCAACAGAGTTAGCATAATGGTTGTTGGTCAGGAGACCAACAACCAGCGAACAAACGCCAAACTTCAAACTTTTAAACTGTATTCCTATGCCAGAAGAAGCCAAATTCAAATGTTTGCGTTGCGGGAACGAGTTCAAAATGTCCTTTGACCCAAAAGCTCCTTTGATTGAACGCGCCTGCCCCAAATGCCAGTCGAATTCGGTTAGAAGGATTAAAGAGGAAGAGAAGAAATAATTAGGGTAGGGGAAGGGCTCGTCCCTTCCCTTTGTTTAGTTGATTGGCTTGATAAATCAAGCCCCTACTCTCAGGGCTGTCGGGAGTTACCTCCCGATAGAGCTTTAGGCGTCAGGAGGGCACTCCTGACGTCACCATTAAAAGCTGCTAATCTCACTCTATCCCTCTCCTTTCCTACGGTGGCTACGCCAGACGTAGTCTCCGTTTAGGAAAAAAGGAGAGGGTTTTTTACTTGTCCGTTCAGGGGACCTGTCAAGCACTGAGGGTGTATTTTACTACACCGATAGGTGTAAGAAATTACACCTGTTTTATCTCTCTCGGGAGTTACTTCCTGACAGAGCCTCAGTGGCAGAAGGAAATTCCAAAAAACAATTAAGACAATAACCGCTTGGTTATCAATAGGATGGCTGATTTATTCCTCGAAGTTCACTCAGTCCCTATTGCGTATTTTTAATACGTAAAATGTATGTTATCAACTCGTATTGACAAATCTGCGGTTGGTTTTATTATGTGACTGCGTTTGATAATTTCTTATGTTAGTTTAAGTAAAGAGGTCTGGGCTAAGCAGGATAAGGGGTGTTGAATCGAAAAAGGGGGGAACTGGCGGGAAGAGTAGGCTTACTTCAGAACGCAGAAGCTGGCTGAAGAAAACAGGATGATTTGAAAATGCTGGTACAAACCGTGGGGGACGGGAAAAAGATACAGTAGTCCAGCTGCAGAAGTAAGCCTACTCAATAAAGAAAGTTTGAGGCAATGCAAATATTCCCGATGGGGGGCAAATTCTCAGCAGCGAAACTTTCTTAGATATTGGAAAGAACAAAGATTAAAAAAGATAATTACGTATTAAATAAAGTTGACTTAATAGGTCAAGATTATCCTGATAAGTCAAAGGAGGTGAATTAAATGCTAAAGAAATTTTTCCGGAGTTTGCTTGCTCTGACCTTTATCTCGGCAGTTTTACTTCTGGCTCAGGGATGCAGCAAATCGAGTAGCCCAACTTCTCCCTCACCACCGCCGCCTGCTAATTCAGTTTCAATAGTCGATTTTGCCTTTAATCCGACTTCCTTAACGGTGGATTCTGGCGTGACTGTGACCTGGAAGAATAATGGAGCGGTTCAGCACACAGTGACCAGCGATTCAGGACTTTTCGATTCAGGTCAATTAAGCTCTGGTGCCACTTACCAGCACGCCTTTAACAAGAAAGGCACTTTTGGCTATCATTGTATAAACCACCCAACTCAAATGATAGCCAGCGTTATAGTTAAGTGAACGGGCTAGAGGCGAAACTGTGGAGTAACATTTTAGAAGTGACTTTAAAATTGATAAAGAAATCAAGGTCAAAAAGGGAAGGGGGTGAAAGAAAATGGCAAACTACATGATCGAAACCTCGCATACCAAAGAGGAGTGCCTGAAGGCATTGGATGAGATGATGGAGTACAAGCCTGAGAATTTAGACAAGTTCCAATGGGGATGCTTAAGCGGAGTTCATACCGGCTGGGCAATGATGGATGCGGATGATGAGGCTGAAGCCCGGAATATGCTGCCACCGTCAATGCGGGAAAAGGCACGCATAACTAAAGTGGATATCTTCACTCCGGAGCAGATCAAGAGTTATCATGAGAAAAAGCACGCTTGATCTCCATTATGTCATCTCTTAAAGAGTAATCCTGGAAACAGGAGCAGACCTGTGAGTCTACTCCTGTTTTTTTGTGATGGTATAACCCTTAGAATATGTATTCTGCGGGGCTGGGAGCCCCGCCTTCGGTTTAAACAAGAGAAAAATTCGTAGGGCGGGCACCCCTGCCCGACGACCGGTTGGGATGGGGGTTGCACCCTATCCCTACCTTTTTGCGGGCAGGGCAATTGCCCTGCCCGAGCAGAGGAATCATAGGTGTATCTTTTTACACCGATAAGTGTAATATATTACACCGGGCTTGCCAAAGATAATTTGTTTTGTTTCA is a window encoding:
- a CDS encoding plastocyanin/azurin family copper-binding protein, translating into MLKKFFRSLLALTFISAVLLLAQGCSKSSSPTSPSPPPPANSVSIVDFAFNPTSLTVDSGVTVTWKNNGAVQHTVTSDSGLFDSGQLSSGATYQHAFNKKGTFGYHCINHPTQMIASVIVK